From a single Calothrix sp. NIES-2098 genomic region:
- a CDS encoding transcriptional regulator → MKQDYIDQIVEQWRQESPQLDSSALAVVGRVLRIARLLEKHRETLLAKYGLSVWSFDVLATLKRQGAPYQLKPTDLYDLLMLSSGAMTNRIDRLEQDGIVIRLRDSGDRRSVIVQLTPKGIHLADTVMPVLFEQEQQLLAQFTTTEVKSLTTLLRKFLVSLEENQTS, encoded by the coding sequence ATGAAACAGGACTACATTGACCAAATTGTGGAGCAGTGGCGGCAAGAGTCACCTCAACTTGATTCTTCGGCGTTAGCAGTGGTGGGTCGCGTGCTGCGAATTGCCCGCTTGCTGGAAAAGCACCGAGAAACCTTACTAGCAAAGTATGGGCTAAGTGTCTGGTCGTTTGATGTGCTAGCCACCCTAAAACGTCAGGGAGCGCCCTATCAACTGAAACCGACGGATCTCTACGATCTGCTGATGTTGTCTTCAGGAGCAATGACAAACCGGATCGATCGCCTGGAGCAAGATGGGATTGTGATACGCTTGCGTGACTCTGGCGATCGCCGCAGTGTGATTGTGCAACTCACACCCAAAGGCATTCATTTGGCAGATACTGTGATGCCTGTTTTATTTGAGCAAGAACAGCAACTTCTGGCTCAGTTCACAACCACTGAAGTAAAGTCTCTCACAACGCTACTACGGAAATTCTTGGTGTCACTTGAGGAGAATCAAACATCATGA
- a CDS encoding serine/threonine protein kinase with Chase2 sensor produces the protein MISAILQKLRGAFTKDRVYRDSSPTKKWLQIVLASSVGVTALVWGVRELKWLQSWELKVYDRMLRSRPVEGPDNRILLVTITETDLERQKWPLSDNTINQLLQKLESYQPRVIALNLYRSAQQNLAAGIPNRNNIIATCLLSSMGRPEIPPPPNFSIDNVGYNDLISDNEDDQIVRRGLIFAHPTDTDKKCTTQFSFAGLAAISYLEKAGLELDFPDKQHFSIGKTIIPTLTANYGSYEHLDAQGYQLLLNYRHPTHFAQEVTLTDVLTNKINRDRVKDRLVIIGATAASIHPGLYTPYSASPQQPARTPVVYIHAQIASQIISHVLDGRPLIWVWPDWAELLWVWAWALVGGTVAWRLRHPLLLVVVGVTTLIALVSICFGLFLFSGWVPLVPPTLTLVITGMSVMVFTTYQTQQQTQLIILQVEKQKEVIEQLDILLKETTADTTIRDRHNHNSPQIVAAKTTGDFLLGGRYQISKILGSGGFGCTYLAHDTQRPGNPTCVVKQLMPARRDTKFLEVARRLFNTEAEILQALGKHHQIPELLAYFEDNQEFYLVEEYIPGHTLSEELPPVQGVQQETVVIDMLKRVLEVLKFVHEHRVIHRDIKPTNIIRSNQDNQLVLIDFGAVKLMQPPDSEETELATVAIGTRGYAPPEQFAGHPRLCSDIYALGMIGIQALTGISPQELHPDLETGNIIWRSQTKVSEQFAAILDKMVRYHFSDRYQSASDVLEDLKSIAQ, from the coding sequence GTGATTAGTGCAATATTACAAAAACTGCGAGGCGCATTTACCAAAGATCGGGTTTATCGAGACAGTTCTCCCACAAAGAAATGGCTGCAAATCGTTTTAGCCAGCAGTGTCGGGGTGACAGCTTTAGTATGGGGAGTGCGCGAACTGAAATGGTTACAGTCTTGGGAATTAAAAGTTTACGATAGAATGTTGCGATCGCGTCCTGTAGAAGGGCCGGATAATCGGATTTTATTGGTGACAATTACTGAAACCGATTTAGAGCGCCAGAAGTGGCCGTTATCGGATAATACAATCAATCAGCTGCTACAAAAACTAGAGTCATATCAACCCCGTGTTATTGCATTAAATCTTTACCGATCAGCACAACAGAATTTGGCGGCTGGCATACCCAATCGCAACAATATTATTGCTACTTGTTTATTAAGTAGCATGGGCAGACCAGAAATTCCACCACCGCCAAACTTTAGTATTGATAATGTTGGCTACAACGATTTGATTTCTGATAATGAGGACGATCAAATTGTCCGACGTGGATTAATATTTGCGCACCCTACAGATACAGATAAAAAATGTACAACGCAATTTTCATTTGCAGGATTAGCAGCAATTAGTTACTTAGAAAAAGCTGGTTTGGAATTAGATTTTCCCGATAAACAGCATTTTTCTATAGGTAAAACTATTATTCCAACTTTGACAGCTAATTACGGCAGTTACGAACATTTGGATGCTCAAGGCTACCAATTATTATTAAATTACCGTCACCCTACCCACTTTGCCCAAGAAGTGACTTTAACAGATGTTCTCACAAATAAAATTAATCGCGATCGCGTCAAAGACCGTTTAGTAATTATTGGCGCTACTGCTGCTAGTATTCATCCTGGTTTATATACACCTTACAGTGCGTCACCACAACAACCTGCAAGAACACCCGTTGTATACATTCATGCACAGATAGCAAGTCAAATCATCAGTCATGTATTAGATGGTAGACCCTTGATTTGGGTCTGGCCTGACTGGGCTGAACTTCTGTGGGTATGGGCTTGGGCTTTAGTGGGTGGGACTGTTGCGTGGCGACTGCGGCATCCTTTGCTACTCGTTGTAGTGGGTGTGACAACTCTCATTGCTTTGGTAAGTATCTGTTTTGGTTTGTTTCTCTTTTCCGGCTGGGTTCCTCTAGTACCACCTACCCTGACTTTGGTAATTACTGGTATGAGTGTTATGGTATTCACTACCTACCAAACTCAGCAGCAAACTCAGTTGATTATTCTGCAAGTTGAAAAGCAAAAAGAGGTTATTGAACAGTTAGATATTCTCTTAAAAGAAACTACGGCAGATACAACAATTAGAGACCGACATAATCACAATAGTCCCCAAATTGTCGCAGCAAAAACAACTGGTGATTTTCTTTTGGGTGGACGTTACCAAATCTCCAAAATTCTGGGTTCTGGTGGATTTGGTTGCACTTATTTAGCACATGATACTCAACGACCAGGCAATCCTACTTGTGTAGTGAAACAATTAATGCCTGCACGTCGAGATACTAAATTTTTGGAAGTTGCTAGAAGATTATTTAATACAGAAGCCGAAATTTTACAAGCTTTGGGTAAACATCATCAAATACCCGAACTGCTTGCTTATTTTGAAGATAATCAAGAATTCTATTTAGTGGAAGAGTATATTCCTGGACATACTTTGAGTGAGGAATTACCACCCGTACAGGGCGTACAACAAGAGACTGTTGTTATCGATATGCTCAAAAGAGTTTTAGAAGTTCTGAAGTTTGTCCATGAACATCGAGTAATTCATCGAGATATTAAACCAACTAATATTATTCGGTCTAATCAAGATAATCAATTAGTATTGATTGACTTTGGTGCAGTCAAGTTGATGCAACCACCAGATAGTGAGGAAACAGAATTAGCTACAGTAGCGATTGGAACGCGCGGTTATGCACCACCAGAACAATTTGCAGGTCATCCGCGCTTGTGCAGTGATATTTATGCTTTGGGGATGATTGGAATTCAAGCACTCACTGGTATTTCGCCGCAGGAACTTCATCCCGATCTAGAAACAGGCAATATTATCTGGCGTTCTCAAACAAAAGTTAGCGAACAATTCGCCGCAATTTTGGATAAGATGGTGCGCTATCATTTTAGCGATCGCTATCAATCTGCAAGTGATGTTCTTGAAGATTTAAAATCTATTGCACAGTAG